One Streptomyces mobaraensis NBRC 13819 = DSM 40847 DNA segment encodes these proteins:
- a CDS encoding isochorismatase family protein, with product MNRALIIVDVQNDFCEGGALAVAGGADVAAAITDLVGEATAGYAHIVASRDMHIDPGDHFSEHPDYVDSWPVHCVAGTEGSGFHPNLAPAIASGAIGAVFDKGAYAAGYSAFQGADENGTGLADWLHARDVTEVDVVGIATDHCVRATALDARRQGFATTVLLDLTAGVARETVDAALEELRGAGVELMGKPVVG from the coding sequence ATGAACCGTGCACTGATCATCGTCGACGTACAGAACGACTTCTGCGAGGGCGGCGCCCTCGCGGTGGCCGGCGGCGCCGACGTGGCGGCGGCGATAACCGACCTGGTGGGCGAGGCCACCGCCGGTTACGCCCACATCGTCGCCTCGCGCGACATGCACATCGACCCCGGGGACCACTTCTCGGAGCACCCGGACTACGTCGACTCGTGGCCCGTCCACTGCGTGGCCGGCACCGAGGGCAGCGGGTTCCACCCCAACCTGGCGCCGGCCATCGCCTCCGGCGCGATCGGCGCGGTGTTCGACAAGGGCGCCTACGCGGCCGGTTACAGCGCCTTCCAGGGCGCGGACGAGAACGGGACCGGCCTCGCCGACTGGCTGCACGCCCGGGACGTGACGGAGGTCGACGTGGTCGGCATCGCCACCGACCACTGCGTCCGGGCGACCGCGCTGGACGCCCGCCGGCAGGGGTTCGCCACGACCGTCCTGCTGGACCTGACGGCGGGCGTGGCCCGGGAGACCGTCGACGCCGCCCTGGAGGAGCTGCGCGGGGCGGGCGTGGAGCTGATGGGCAAGCCCGTGGTGGGCTGA